The following coding sequences lie in one Thermosulfuriphilus ammonigenes genomic window:
- a CDS encoding TorF family putative porin: MEVVRFRVGAWLVGMVLLLATVLPAWGQEKPSGEASVDVLSQYIWRGYALSSDSVVIEPSIGLSYRGFYANFWGNYDTNEKSNASGGPGRTPDEANWNETDFTVGYTYDKLPYGLSLDVGTIYYSFDYADDSFEIYAGLSATCPFTGIDFGLTVYREVSHYPGWWIELSAAKSFPLPWYKASLDLGATVIYQSSDDAGAYADPDDPNDEYSAWHSANISVAVSIPVGEYITVTPQVGYWFALSSDAKDVIETTSWESQHDYLYGGIGVSMSW; the protein is encoded by the coding sequence ATGGAAGTAGTTCGCTTTCGGGTAGGTGCATGGTTGGTTGGTATGGTTCTTTTATTGGCTACGGTTCTTCCGGCCTGGGGTCAGGAGAAACCATCAGGTGAGGCCAGTGTTGATGTCCTCTCCCAATATATATGGAGAGGCTATGCTCTCAGCTCAGACAGCGTAGTCATTGAGCCTTCTATAGGTCTAAGCTATAGAGGTTTTTACGCTAACTTCTGGGGAAACTACGACACCAATGAGAAGTCAAACGCCTCTGGAGGGCCAGGCCGCACCCCCGATGAGGCCAACTGGAACGAAACCGACTTCACCGTCGGCTACACCTATGACAAGCTTCCCTACGGCCTATCCTTGGACGTGGGAACCATCTACTACTCCTTTGACTATGCCGACGATTCCTTTGAGATCTATGCCGGCCTTTCGGCCACCTGTCCTTTCACCGGAATTGACTTCGGTCTGACTGTTTATCGGGAGGTCTCCCACTATCCTGGCTGGTGGATCGAACTTTCTGCCGCCAAGAGCTTTCCTCTCCCCTGGTACAAGGCCAGCCTGGATCTTGGGGCCACGGTTATCTATCAGAGTTCGGACGATGCCGGAGCCTATGCCGATCCCGATGATCCTAACGATGAATACTCTGCCTGGCATTCAGCCAACATCTCCGTGGCGGTAAGCATTCCCGTGGGTGAATACATCACCGTCACCCCCCAGGTAGGATACTGGTTCGCCCTAAGCTCTGACGCCAAAGATGTTATCGAGACTACCTCCTGGGAATCTCAACACGATTACCTTTACGGCGGAATTGGGGTCAGCATGAGCTGGTAG
- a CDS encoding c-type cytochrome has protein sequence MIWKRFVLVLAAIFALSSYIQADEFTKEDLKKWQESFMKVVAEGERLFHSPLGTNKVSCDMCHPNGSNIHPETYPKFQKQLGKVATLREMINWCIENPLEGKGLALDDPRMIALEAYITWERRGVPLAPGKH, from the coding sequence ATGATCTGGAAAAGATTTGTCTTGGTCTTAGCAGCCATTTTTGCCCTCTCTTCATATATCCAGGCCGATGAGTTTACTAAAGAAGACCTTAAGAAGTGGCAAGAATCTTTTATGAAGGTAGTTGCCGAAGGAGAGCGCCTTTTTCACAGCCCCTTGGGCACCAATAAAGTCTCCTGCGATATGTGCCATCCGAATGGGAGCAATATCCACCCTGAGACTTATCCTAAATTTCAGAAGCAGTTGGGGAAGGTAGCCACCTTAAGGGAGATGATCAACTGGTGTATCGAAAATCCTCTGGAGGGAAAGGGCCTGGCCCTTGATGATCCGCGGATGATAGCCCTTGAGGCCTACATTACCTGGGAAAGAAGGGGCGTCCCTCTGGCTCCAGGTAAGCACTAA